The Mycobacterium paragordonae genome includes a region encoding these proteins:
- a CDS encoding TM0106 family RecB-like putative nuclease — MFLTAGNIVYSASDLASAARCEYALLRDFDAKLGRGPAVSVEDELLARTATLGDDHERRRLDRLRARFGDEIAVIGRPAYTHAGLTAAADATRRAIADRAPVVYQAAMFDGRFVGFADFLIRDGERYRVTDTKLARSPKVTALLQLAAYADALTAAGVPITPDAELELGDGTVVRYRLSDLMPVYRTQRAQLQTLLDDHHAAGRAVRWEDAGVQACFRCPLCTEQLRALDDLLLVAGMRVSQREKLIDAGITTIGELAARSRPVPGLGAQALGKLTAQAKLQIRQRDSGAPQYEVADPQPLALLPEPNPGDLFFDFEGDPLWTADGNQWGLEYLFGVLEMGPAGKFRPLWAHDRIEERAALKQFLAMVAKRRKRYPNMHIYHYAAYEKTALLRLAGRYGVGEDEVDDLLRNGVLVDLYPLVRKSIRVGAESLSLKALEPLYMGTQLRSGDVTTATDSITSYARYCELLAAGRADEAATVLKEIEEYNHYDCLSTRKLRDWLLILAWESGVTPIGVQPVPERDSIKDHDPLAVTLTTFTGDAAAGERTPEQTAVALIAAARGYHQREDKPFWWSHFDRLNYPVDEWSDNTDVFIVDSASVVTDWHTPPRARKPQRRLKLKGELARGDLSHEVFALYEPPAPAGMADDPDRRGAGRAEIVGVDDPSLPAEVTIIERTGKDGNTFHQLPFALTPGPPVKTTALRESIATTAQAVADGLPGLPRTALLDLLLLRAPRTHGDAALPRSDDTIADITSATLSLDSSYLAVHGPPGTGKTHTAARVIKTLVTEHSWRVGVVAQSHAAVENVLDCVIDAGLDPALVAKKGTTGARWQEIDASKYAAFIADHAGCVIGGTAWDFANAQRVPPGFLDLLVIDEAGQFCLANTIAVAPAATNLLLLGDPQQLPQVSQGTHPEQVDISALEWLVDGQQTLPDERGYFLDLSYRMHPRVCAAVSALSYEGRLRSHAERTTARQLAGHEPGVRVLPVRHQGNSIDSPEEAAAIVEEIGRMLGRPWTDEHGTRPLAAPDVLVLAPYNAQVTLIRQRLAQARLSGVRVGTVDKFQGGQAPVVFISMTASSIDEVPRGISFLLNRNRLNVAVSRAQYAAIIVRSESLTQYLPATPAGLVDLGAFLALTRGQ, encoded by the coding sequence GTGTTCCTCACCGCCGGCAACATCGTCTACAGCGCATCGGATCTCGCGTCCGCCGCGCGATGCGAGTACGCGCTGCTGCGGGATTTCGATGCCAAGCTCGGCCGCGGCCCGGCCGTGTCCGTCGAAGACGAATTACTTGCGCGCACAGCCACTCTCGGTGACGACCACGAGCGCCGCCGGCTGGACCGGCTGCGCGCCCGGTTCGGGGACGAGATCGCCGTCATCGGCCGTCCCGCCTACACCCACGCCGGACTGACGGCCGCGGCCGACGCCACCCGGCGCGCCATCGCCGACCGCGCCCCGGTGGTCTATCAGGCAGCCATGTTCGACGGCCGCTTCGTCGGTTTCGCCGACTTCTTGATCCGTGACGGTGAGCGCTACCGCGTCACTGACACCAAGCTGGCGCGCTCGCCGAAGGTCACCGCGCTGTTGCAGCTGGCGGCTTACGCCGACGCACTCACGGCGGCGGGCGTGCCCATAACCCCGGACGCCGAACTGGAACTCGGTGACGGCACGGTGGTCCGCTACCGCCTCAGTGACCTGATGCCGGTCTACCGGACCCAGCGCGCGCAGTTACAAACGCTGCTGGACGACCACCACGCCGCGGGCCGCGCCGTGCGCTGGGAGGACGCCGGAGTGCAGGCCTGCTTCCGATGCCCGCTGTGCACCGAACAGTTGCGCGCACTCGACGACCTGCTGCTGGTTGCCGGCATGCGAGTCAGCCAGCGCGAGAAGCTAATTGACGCAGGCATCACGACTATCGGCGAGCTGGCCGCCCGCAGCCGGCCGGTGCCCGGTCTGGGCGCCCAAGCCCTGGGCAAGCTGACCGCGCAGGCCAAACTGCAGATACGCCAACGTGATAGCGGTGCCCCGCAGTACGAGGTGGCCGATCCGCAGCCGCTGGCGCTGTTGCCCGAACCGAATCCGGGTGACTTGTTCTTCGACTTCGAAGGCGACCCGTTGTGGACCGCAGACGGAAACCAGTGGGGGCTGGAGTATTTGTTCGGCGTCCTGGAAATGGGGCCGGCGGGGAAATTCCGCCCCCTGTGGGCGCACGATCGCATCGAGGAGCGAGCTGCACTCAAGCAGTTCCTGGCCATGGTGGCCAAGCGCCGTAAGCGCTACCCGAACATGCACATCTACCACTACGCGGCCTACGAGAAGACGGCGTTGCTCCGGCTCGCCGGGCGCTACGGCGTCGGTGAGGACGAGGTCGACGACTTGCTGCGCAACGGGGTACTGGTCGACCTTTATCCGTTGGTGCGCAAGAGCATTCGAGTGGGCGCCGAAAGCTTGAGCCTTAAGGCACTGGAGCCGCTGTACATGGGCACCCAGTTGCGCTCGGGTGATGTCACCACCGCCACCGATTCCATCACCTCCTACGCGCGATACTGCGAACTGCTGGCCGCGGGCCGCGCTGACGAAGCGGCGACGGTGCTCAAGGAAATCGAGGAGTACAACCACTACGACTGTCTGTCCACCCGCAAGCTGCGGGACTGGTTGCTGATTCTGGCCTGGGAATCGGGGGTTACGCCGATCGGTGTCCAGCCGGTCCCCGAACGCGACAGCATCAAAGACCACGATCCACTGGCCGTCACATTGACGACGTTCACCGGCGATGCCGCTGCCGGTGAACGCACGCCAGAACAGACCGCCGTCGCCTTGATCGCCGCCGCGCGCGGGTATCACCAACGCGAGGACAAGCCGTTCTGGTGGTCGCACTTCGACCGGCTGAACTACCCCGTCGACGAATGGTCGGACAACACAGACGTTTTCATCGTCGACTCCGCGTCCGTCGTTACCGACTGGCACACCCCGCCGCGGGCCCGCAAACCGCAGCGAAGGTTGAAGCTGAAAGGCGAACTGGCGCGCGGCGACCTGAGCCACGAGGTGTTCGCACTCTACGAACCGCCGGCTCCGGCCGGCATGGCCGACGATCCTGACCGCCGCGGCGCGGGCCGCGCTGAGATCGTCGGCGTCGACGACCCCAGCCTGCCCGCCGAGGTGACCATCATCGAACGAACCGGCAAGGACGGCAACACCTTTCACCAGCTGCCGTTCGCGCTCACGCCCGGACCGCCGGTGAAGACGACCGCGCTGCGCGAGTCCATCGCGACGACGGCACAAGCCGTCGCGGACGGGTTACCGGGCCTGCCCCGCACCGCGCTCCTCGACCTGCTGCTGCTCCGCGCGCCGCGCACCCACGGGGATGCGGCGTTGCCGCGCAGCGACGACACCATCGCCGACATCACGTCCGCCACGCTGAGCCTGGATTCGTCCTACCTCGCGGTCCACGGACCCCCGGGGACCGGCAAGACGCACACCGCCGCCCGCGTGATCAAGACGCTGGTCACCGAACACTCGTGGCGTGTCGGCGTGGTCGCGCAATCACACGCCGCAGTGGAGAACGTGCTGGACTGTGTGATCGACGCCGGCCTCGATCCGGCGCTCGTCGCCAAGAAGGGCACCACCGGCGCGCGGTGGCAGGAGATCGACGCGAGCAAGTATGCGGCTTTCATCGCCGACCACGCGGGCTGTGTAATCGGTGGTACGGCTTGGGATTTCGCCAACGCACAGCGGGTACCGCCGGGCTTTCTGGACCTGTTGGTGATCGACGAGGCGGGGCAGTTCTGTCTGGCCAATACCATCGCGGTGGCGCCGGCGGCCACCAATCTGTTGCTGCTCGGGGATCCGCAGCAACTGCCGCAGGTCAGTCAGGGCACCCATCCGGAGCAGGTCGACATCTCCGCGCTGGAATGGCTGGTCGACGGACAGCAGACGCTGCCCGACGAGCGCGGCTACTTCCTGGACCTGTCCTACCGCATGCACCCGCGGGTGTGCGCCGCCGTCTCGGCGCTGTCCTATGAAGGCCGGCTGCGTTCGCACGCCGAGCGCACCACCGCGCGGCAGCTGGCCGGTCATGAGCCGGGCGTGCGTGTGCTTCCCGTTCGCCATCAAGGCAATTCGATCGACAGCCCCGAAGAGGCCGCTGCCATCGTCGAGGAGATCGGGCGGATGCTCGGGCGGCCGTGGACCGATGAGCACGGCACTCGCCCGCTGGCCGCCCCGGATGTGCTGGTGCTCGCACCGTACAACGCGCAGGTGACGCTGATCCGTCAGCGGCTCGCGCAGGCCCGCCTGTCCGGGGTCCGGGTCGGTACCGTCGACAAGTTCCAGGGCGGGCAGGCCCCGGTCGTCTTCATATCCATGACGGCGTCATCGATCGACGAAGTTCCCCGCGGTATCTCGTTTCTGCTCAACCGCAACCGGCTCAACGTCGCCGTCAGCCGAGCCCAGTACGCGGCCATCATCGTGCGGTCGGAGTCGCTGACCCAATACCTGCCGGCGACCCCGGCCGGCCTGGTGGACCTGGGCGCCTTCCTGGCGCTCACCCGGGGGCAGTGA
- a CDS encoding MFS transporter — translation MSTAMSRVTGERLSGNPWAALWAMMLGFFMIMLDSTIVAVANPTIMTALNIGYATVVWVTSAYLLGYAVVLLVAGRLGDRYGPKNLYVIGLVVFTFASVWCGLSGSAAMLIAARVVQGVGAGLLTPQTLSMLTRIFPAHHRGSAMSMWGATAGVASLVGPLAGGTLVDGLGWQWIFFVNVPVGVVALALAIWLVPVLPVRTQGFDLIGVALSGAGMFLLVFGLQEGETAHWKPWIWAVLVAGIGFMTAFIYWQSINRRAPLVPLNMFADRDFSLCNVGVGIISFASTAMMLPLTFYAQSVCGLSPTRSALLIAPVAISSGVLAPLVGLIIDRVHPVPLLGFGFSALAISMTWLAMELEPGTPVWRLVLPFIGIGVGMAFIWSPLAATATRNLPIEQSGAGSGVYNATRQLGAVLGSAGMAAFMTWRIGAEVPGGAGAPSGEDAALQLPAFMREPFSAAMSQSMLLPAFIALFGIVASLFLVGAVSSALSRREGDDLAGYALADERDNPEDDPEDDDDGYVEYILRREPDSGYDVNTQPVVSLTRRNGAPRVAVRRLAEPARQPDPDDPVAGRL, via the coding sequence ATGAGCACGGCGATGAGCCGGGTGACCGGAGAGCGCCTCTCCGGAAACCCCTGGGCCGCGCTGTGGGCGATGATGCTCGGCTTCTTCATGATCATGCTCGACTCGACGATCGTCGCTGTGGCCAATCCGACGATCATGACCGCGCTGAACATCGGCTACGCCACCGTGGTGTGGGTGACCAGCGCCTACCTGCTGGGTTACGCGGTGGTGCTGCTGGTCGCCGGCCGGCTCGGCGACCGGTACGGCCCCAAGAATCTTTACGTGATCGGCCTGGTGGTCTTCACCTTCGCGTCGGTGTGGTGCGGCCTGTCCGGCAGCGCCGCGATGTTGATCGCGGCCCGGGTGGTCCAGGGCGTGGGCGCTGGACTGCTGACCCCACAGACACTGTCGATGCTCACCCGGATCTTCCCGGCCCACCATCGTGGCTCCGCGATGAGCATGTGGGGCGCCACCGCAGGCGTGGCCAGCCTGGTCGGCCCGCTGGCCGGGGGAACGCTGGTCGACGGGCTGGGCTGGCAGTGGATCTTCTTCGTCAATGTGCCGGTCGGCGTGGTCGCGCTGGCGTTGGCGATCTGGCTGGTTCCGGTCCTGCCGGTCCGCACGCAGGGATTCGACTTGATCGGCGTCGCGCTGTCCGGCGCGGGTATGTTCCTGCTGGTGTTCGGGCTGCAGGAGGGGGAAACGGCGCACTGGAAGCCGTGGATCTGGGCGGTGTTGGTCGCCGGCATCGGCTTCATGACGGCGTTCATCTACTGGCAGTCGATCAACCGGCGCGCGCCCTTGGTTCCGCTGAACATGTTCGCTGACCGGGACTTCAGCCTGTGCAACGTAGGCGTGGGCATCATCTCGTTCGCGTCCACGGCGATGATGCTGCCGCTGACCTTCTATGCCCAGTCGGTGTGCGGCTTGTCCCCGACGCGGTCGGCCCTATTGATCGCGCCGGTGGCCATCAGTAGCGGCGTGCTCGCCCCGCTCGTCGGGCTGATCATCGACAGAGTCCACCCGGTCCCGCTGCTGGGTTTCGGCTTCTCGGCGCTGGCGATCTCGATGACATGGCTGGCGATGGAACTCGAGCCCGGCACTCCGGTCTGGCGGCTGGTGCTGCCGTTCATCGGGATCGGGGTGGGGATGGCGTTCATCTGGTCGCCGCTGGCCGCGACCGCGACCCGTAACCTGCCGATCGAGCAGTCCGGGGCCGGCTCCGGCGTCTACAACGCCACCCGGCAGTTGGGCGCGGTGCTGGGCAGCGCCGGCATGGCCGCGTTCATGACGTGGCGCATCGGCGCCGAGGTGCCGGGGGGCGCAGGGGCTCCCAGCGGGGAGGACGCGGCCCTGCAGCTGCCCGCGTTCATGCGCGAACCCTTCTCGGCTGCGATGTCGCAGTCGATGCTGCTGCCGGCGTTCATTGCGCTGTTCGGGATCGTCGCTTCCCTGTTCCTGGTCGGCGCGGTGAGTTCGGCCCTGAGCCGGCGCGAAGGGGACGACCTGGCCGGCTACGCGCTGGCGGACGAACGCGACAACCCTGAGGACGACCCGGAAGACGACGATGACGGCTACGTCGAATACATCCTGCGCCGGGAACCGGACTCCGGCTACGACGTCAACACGCAACCGGTGGTCTCTCTCACCCGGCGCAACGGTGCGCCCAGGGTCGCCGTGCGCCGGCTCGCGGAGCCTGCGCGCCAGCCAGATCCCGACGACCCGGTCGCCGGCCGGCTCTGA
- a CDS encoding PE family protein produces the protein MSSYVIAAPDALAAASSNLSGLGSSIQAANAAAASSTTQLAVAAQDEVSAAISALFGNFGQEYQALSSQMALFHDQFVQTLSSGGLMYGAADAAAASPLQTLEQDIMGVINAPSQLLTGRPLIGDGANGAPGTGQRGGDGGWLWGNGGNGGSGVAGTATTTGGTGGAGGSAFLFGHGGTGGAGGVGYAGVNGSNGGTGGTGGAGGAGGWLWGNGGAGGVGGAGGMGSIGLTNNVGAVGGNGATGGQGGTGGAGGVAHALFGTGGAGGVGGVGGNGGTGGTGGTGLTGSFTAGSGVGGDGGNGGIGGAAGNGGSGGGGGAGGLFGASGANGDGGNGGNGGNAGVGGTGGTGATGDFNSALSLGTGGHGGNGGNAGTAYATGGAGGAAGTGGAVGTGHAGAAGTGGSATTFGGEGGKGGVGATGDFNSTVSKGNGGYGGTGGTGGTGTVHGDGGDGGMGGAGAAIGTGATAGAGGAGGVGAAGNAAAPGLGGGGGGGGGGAIIQGTATGTASGTATGGVGGAGGGGTLTAAGGHGGTGGGAAIVANGAGSSAIGTAIGGVGGDGGTAGAKGGNGGGGYLVVDSAGGTVGGAAGAAIAKGGNGGAGIAGGTGGNAGFGELEADGAGGVSYGSATGGNGGRGTDVGSIGGNGLNGIIESARPEVPGGGGTAHGTATGGSGGNATSGGIGGNGDRGSILAGGTGAEASGTVTGGDGGNASAAGAKGGDGNSANLSAFRGTVTGDNVLTGGSGGDGNGGDGGKGGRAWVQAVNPAGSHISNSTAIGGDGGDGGINGTNGAKGGAGGLGGNANVQLQSAANPTTITGIGSIGGHGGTGGVGGSGVGGTGGAGGNGATPADFTVQNVSNSTQVGGAGGQGGHGGTNFAGGAGGGGGAGSFVTGGGGTITGSTATGGIGGVGGDGTATGAGAAGVSGGAGTIAAAGAGSSVTGSTATGGNGGAGGVGHGGAAGDGIASAAGGGAITDSHATGGNGGTGTNGGAGGAGGSAVIGFDPSTGALHGGSVIGGTAIGGNGGSGDGATGLGGSGGGGYLVVDGTSGAAGGTIGGVGHPAVATGGNGGAGISGGHGGNGSFGEVEAGALGTSYGQSTGGAGGTGTGLNSVGGNGQSSDIQSGKTTQFFDNPTAGGDGGTASGTSTGGAGGNATGGGHGGNGGKSSIAAGGLNAVASGTSEGGAGGDGLNGGTGGGSDATGNPGSSRIVALGANTSAQNGHALGGHGGTGDGVGSVGGKGADANIGAGLNSTGTAADQPHADNATANGGNGGFGGSSHTGGDGSEGDVYAQNLPPGPISADNAVATGTNGSDNP, from the coding sequence ATGTCCTCTTACGTGATCGCAGCACCTGATGCCTTGGCCGCCGCGTCTTCAAATTTGAGCGGTCTCGGGTCGTCGATCCAGGCGGCCAACGCCGCAGCTGCGAGCTCGACCACGCAGCTGGCGGTCGCGGCCCAGGATGAGGTGTCAGCGGCGATTTCTGCCTTATTCGGCAATTTCGGCCAGGAGTATCAAGCACTCAGTTCTCAGATGGCGTTGTTTCATGACCAGTTCGTGCAGACCTTGAGCTCGGGTGGACTGATGTATGGGGCGGCTGATGCTGCTGCCGCTTCGCCGCTGCAGACGCTGGAGCAGGACATAATGGGTGTGATCAACGCGCCCAGCCAGCTCTTGACCGGCCGCCCTCTCATCGGTGACGGCGCCAATGGTGCCCCAGGCACTGGCCAACGGGGCGGCGACGGCGGTTGGCTGTGGGGCAACGGAGGTAATGGTGGCTCCGGCGTGGCCGGCACGGCCACTACCACCGGCGGCACCGGTGGGGCCGGTGGGTCCGCCTTCCTGTTCGGCCATGGCGGCACTGGCGGGGCCGGTGGTGTCGGATATGCCGGGGTCAACGGTTCAAACGGTGGCACGGGGGGCACCGGCGGGGCCGGTGGTGCCGGTGGCTGGCTTTGGGGTAACGGCGGGGCTGGTGGTGTAGGCGGTGCCGGTGGGATGGGCAGCATTGGCCTCACCAACAACGTCGGGGCCGTTGGTGGAAACGGCGCGACGGGCGGCCAAGGGGGGACCGGCGGCGCCGGCGGTGTCGCGCACGCGCTCTTTGGCACCGGGGGTGCGGGCGGTGTCGGCGGGGTCGGGGGTAACGGCGGCACCGGGGGCACTGGGGGCACCGGTTTGACCGGCAGTTTCACCGCTGGTTCGGGCGTTGGCGGCGACGGTGGCAACGGCGGCATCGGAGGCGCCGCGGGCAACGGAGGCAGCGGTGGCGGCGGCGGCGCCGGCGGCTTGTTCGGCGCTTCGGGTGCAAACGGTGACGGCGGTAACGGTGGTAACGGTGGTAACGCCGGGGTCGGCGGCACCGGGGGCACCGGCGCGACGGGCGACTTCAACTCAGCTCTCAGCTTGGGCACCGGTGGCCATGGCGGCAATGGTGGCAACGCCGGCACTGCTTATGCCACCGGCGGCGCCGGTGGAGCTGCCGGTACCGGCGGTGCGGTCGGCACCGGACATGCCGGCGCGGCTGGAACCGGCGGTTCCGCGACTACCTTCGGTGGTGAGGGCGGCAAGGGTGGTGTTGGCGCTACAGGCGACTTCAACTCGACTGTCAGCAAAGGTAACGGCGGCTACGGCGGCACCGGCGGCACTGGCGGGACGGGGACTGTCCACGGGGACGGCGGCGACGGCGGTATGGGCGGCGCCGGAGCGGCCATCGGCACCGGCGCAACGGCAGGTGCCGGCGGTGCTGGCGGCGTGGGCGCCGCCGGCAACGCGGCCGCGCCCGGCCTTGGTGGTGGGGGCGGTGGCGGTGGTGGCGGTGCGATCATCCAGGGCACAGCCACCGGCACTGCGTCTGGCACGGCCACGGGCGGTGTCGGCGGCGCCGGTGGTGGTGGCACCCTCACTGCAGCGGGCGGCCACGGTGGCACCGGCGGTGGTGCCGCCATCGTTGCGAACGGTGCAGGCAGCTCCGCGATTGGCACAGCAATCGGCGGCGTCGGCGGCGACGGCGGCACTGCCGGCGCTAAAGGCGGCAACGGCGGCGGTGGGTACCTGGTAGTCGACTCCGCCGGCGGCACCGTCGGTGGCGCCGCTGGAGCTGCCATTGCGAAGGGTGGCAACGGTGGAGCTGGCATTGCCGGCGGGACCGGCGGCAATGCGGGCTTTGGTGAACTCGAGGCTGACGGTGCGGGTGGCGTCTCCTACGGCAGCGCGACCGGTGGTAATGGCGGTAGGGGTACCGATGTCGGCAGCATCGGTGGTAATGGTCTGAATGGCATTATCGAGAGCGCCCGGCCAGAAGTTCCCGGGGGCGGTGGGACCGCACACGGTACCGCCACAGGCGGAAGCGGTGGTAACGCCACCTCCGGCGGAATCGGCGGCAATGGCGACCGTGGAAGTATCTTGGCCGGCGGCACTGGCGCCGAAGCTTCCGGCACAGTTACCGGCGGTGATGGCGGCAACGCGAGCGCTGCCGGCGCCAAAGGCGGCGACGGTAATAGCGCCAATTTGAGCGCGTTCAGGGGGACCGTCACCGGTGACAACGTCTTGACGGGCGGCTCTGGGGGCGATGGCAACGGTGGTGACGGCGGCAAAGGCGGTCGGGCCTGGGTACAAGCGGTTAACCCGGCAGGCTCACATATTTCCAACAGCACTGCGATCGGTGGCGACGGCGGTGACGGCGGCATCAACGGAACGAATGGCGCGAAGGGTGGTGCCGGTGGTCTCGGTGGTAATGCCAATGTCCAACTGCAATCGGCAGCTAACCCCACGACCATCACCGGCATCGGCAGTATCGGCGGTCACGGCGGCACCGGCGGCGTCGGCGGCAGTGGCGTCGGTGGCACTGGCGGTGCCGGCGGCAACGGCGCCACACCCGCCGACTTCACCGTGCAAAACGTTTCTAACAGCACCCAGGTCGGCGGCGCCGGCGGCCAGGGTGGGCACGGCGGGACCAATTTCGCAGGTGGCGCTGGTGGTGGCGGCGGCGCCGGGAGCTTCGTTACTGGCGGCGGTGGGACCATTACCGGTAGCACCGCGACCGGCGGGATCGGCGGGGTAGGCGGTGACGGCACAGCGACCGGAGCCGGCGCGGCCGGCGTCAGCGGTGGCGCCGGCACCATCGCCGCCGCGGGCGCAGGAAGCTCCGTCACAGGCAGCACCGCCACCGGTGGGAACGGCGGGGCCGGTGGCGTCGGCCACGGCGGCGCGGCCGGCGACGGCATTGCCTCCGCGGCCGGGGGCGGCGCCATCACTGACAGCCACGCCACCGGTGGCAACGGCGGCACTGGTACCAACGGTGGAGCAGGTGGCGCCGGCGGGTCGGCCGTCATCGGCTTCGATCCCAGCACGGGCGCTCTTCACGGCGGCAGTGTGATCGGGGGCACCGCCATCGGCGGGAACGGCGGATCCGGCGACGGTGCCACCGGCCTCGGCGGCTCCGGTGGCGGCGGCTACCTGGTTGTCGACGGCACCTCAGGCGCTGCCGGCGGCACCATCGGCGGTGTCGGCCACCCAGCCGTGGCCACAGGCGGCAACGGCGGAGCCGGCATCAGCGGCGGTCACGGTGGAAACGGCAGCTTCGGTGAGGTTGAGGCCGGAGCGCTGGGCACCTCGTACGGTCAGTCCACCGGTGGTGCCGGCGGTACGGGTACCGGCCTGAACAGCGTCGGCGGTAACGGCCAGAGCTCTGATATCCAGAGCGGCAAGACGACTCAGTTCTTCGATAACCCAACAGCAGGCGGCGACGGCGGGACGGCCAGCGGTACGTCGACCGGCGGCGCCGGCGGCAACGCGACCGGCGGTGGTCACGGTGGCAACGGCGGCAAGTCGTCTATCGCCGCCGGCGGGCTCAACGCTGTGGCCAGCGGCACGTCTGAAGGCGGTGCCGGTGGTGACGGGCTGAATGGTGGTACGGGCGGCGGCAGCGACGCAACGGGCAACCCTGGATCCAGCCGGATCGTCGCACTGGGCGCGAACACCTCTGCTCAAAACGGTCACGCCTTGGGTGGCCACGGCGGTACCGGTGACGGTGTGGGCAGCGTCGGCGGCAAGGGGGCCGACGCTAACATCGGGGCCGGGCTTAACTCCACTGGGACGGCTGCCGACCAACCCCATGCGGATAACGCCACCGCCAATGGCGGCAACGGCGGCTTTGGCGGTAGCAGCCACACCGGCGGCGACGGTAGCGAGGGCGACGTCTATGCCCAGAACCTGCCGCCGGGGCCGATCAGCGCGGACAACGCGGTCGCGACCGGTACGAACGGCTCGGATAACCCGTAG
- a CDS encoding ParA family protein: MVIWSLVHTKGGVGKTTTALFLAAAATQRGVPVRVIDADPQGSASSWADRAAHWGTPLPFEVSPGTAGGVRALTSESGELVLVDSPPGVAAAIDAAVDVADLVIIPTGPRAADIDRMWPTLDITQHRPTTILLTMVDMRKVEALEMPRALTAENAPVLQSIVRCRTEFERAFGRGLPAHLGDYADVFDALTTATWMEGAAAI; encoded by the coding sequence ATGGTGATTTGGTCACTTGTACACACCAAGGGCGGCGTAGGGAAGACGACAACAGCGCTGTTCTTGGCCGCGGCTGCAACACAGCGCGGAGTTCCGGTGCGTGTCATTGATGCCGATCCGCAGGGGTCGGCGTCGTCTTGGGCTGATCGGGCAGCACACTGGGGCACGCCGTTGCCTTTTGAAGTTAGCCCGGGTACCGCGGGGGGCGTGCGGGCGTTGACGAGTGAATCTGGCGAACTGGTTCTGGTCGACAGCCCGCCCGGAGTCGCTGCCGCTATCGACGCGGCGGTCGATGTAGCCGACCTGGTCATCATTCCGACGGGTCCTCGCGCCGCGGACATCGACCGGATGTGGCCAACCCTGGATATTACCCAGCACCGCCCCACGACGATCCTGCTGACGATGGTCGACATGCGCAAGGTTGAGGCGCTGGAGATGCCGCGTGCGCTGACGGCAGAGAACGCACCAGTCCTGCAGAGCATCGTGCGGTGCCGGACCGAGTTCGAGCGCGCCTTTGGCCGCGGTTTGCCGGCGCACTTGGGGGACTACGCAGACGTGTTCGACGCACTGACGACGGCGACCTGGATGGAGGGAGCCGCGGCAATATGA